Proteins from a genomic interval of Kribbella aluminosa:
- a CDS encoding helix-turn-helix transcriptional regulator: MADRFMTTAEVAEVCRTPAETVRFWRHVNKGPKSFKVGRRVLYAVEDVEAWLAEARQAASGPDAA; encoded by the coding sequence ATGGCAGACCGATTCATGACGACCGCCGAGGTTGCCGAGGTATGCAGGACGCCCGCGGAGACCGTCAGATTCTGGCGTCATGTCAACAAGGGGCCGAAGAGCTTCAAAGTTGGCCGTCGCGTGCTGTACGCCGTCGAGGACGTGGAAGCCTGGTTGGCCGAGGCGCGCCAGGCCGCCAGCGGACCGGACGCGGCATGA
- a CDS encoding site-specific integrase, with protein MGFTKDLWNTTVADAEGNKTKVPTARFGKGKRWLAVWHEDGGRERTKAFAKKIDADRYWPTQETDVSRGMYITPADAKVTVDQWCTTWLKGYATRRASTVRQAKTHVALITKEFGDLPLNVVRPSAIRSWCASLKSDGYEQSYVYALHARLSQVMSDAVHDNLLPKNPCSRRTSPPAGKQRPYCATTEQVWALYDAFPKHLQPAVLLGAFVGLRTAEACGLRTEDVDFMRGIVTPAVQWPAQDLKTEASKTPIPIPSQLTLQLSAAVARWGSEWLVTNGTEGQASPWSIDRAMRSVRKRHVKPLPQDHAKDCGGCLVPGLPEGFRFHDLRHYLASLLINSGADVKVVQARIWHASAKTTLDTYGHLWPDADESTRAAVGAVLAARVEGLTEQPRNEGRS; from the coding sequence ATGGGGTTCACCAAGGATCTGTGGAACACAACGGTCGCGGACGCCGAGGGCAACAAGACGAAGGTTCCGACTGCGCGGTTCGGCAAGGGGAAGCGCTGGCTGGCCGTATGGCACGAGGACGGCGGGCGGGAGCGGACGAAGGCGTTCGCCAAGAAGATCGACGCTGACCGCTACTGGCCGACACAGGAGACAGATGTCAGTCGCGGGATGTACATCACCCCCGCGGACGCGAAGGTCACGGTCGACCAGTGGTGCACCACGTGGCTCAAGGGGTACGCCACTCGGCGCGCTTCGACGGTCCGGCAAGCGAAGACGCACGTAGCCCTGATCACGAAGGAGTTCGGGGACCTGCCACTCAACGTCGTACGGCCGTCCGCGATCCGCAGTTGGTGTGCTTCGCTCAAGAGCGACGGATACGAGCAGAGCTACGTGTACGCGCTGCATGCCCGGTTGTCGCAGGTGATGAGCGACGCCGTACACGACAACCTGTTGCCGAAGAACCCGTGCAGCCGTCGTACGTCGCCACCGGCAGGCAAGCAGCGCCCCTACTGTGCGACCACCGAGCAGGTGTGGGCGCTGTACGACGCGTTCCCGAAGCACCTGCAGCCCGCGGTACTCCTGGGCGCGTTCGTCGGTCTGCGGACCGCTGAGGCGTGCGGCCTCCGGACGGAGGATGTGGACTTTATGCGCGGGATCGTGACGCCTGCCGTGCAGTGGCCGGCGCAGGACTTGAAGACCGAGGCGTCCAAGACGCCGATCCCGATCCCGTCCCAGCTGACGCTGCAGCTTTCGGCGGCGGTCGCGCGGTGGGGGAGCGAGTGGCTCGTGACGAACGGCACCGAGGGACAGGCGTCCCCGTGGTCGATCGATCGGGCGATGCGGTCGGTCCGGAAGCGGCACGTCAAGCCGCTGCCTCAGGACCACGCGAAGGACTGCGGGGGCTGCCTGGTGCCGGGGCTGCCGGAGGGCTTCCGGTTCCACGATCTACGGCACTACCTGGCATCACTGCTGATCAACTCGGGCGCTGACGTGAAGGTCGTGCAGGCACGCATCTGGCATGCCAGCGCGAAGACGACGCTCGACACCTACGGGCACCTGTGGCCCGACGCAGACGAGTCGACCCGCGCCGCCGTTGGTGCGGTGCTGGCGGCACGGGTCGAAGGTCTCACGGAACAGCCACGGAACGAGGGGCGGTCATGA
- the glnA gene encoding type I glutamate--ammonia ligase produces the protein MFSSAEELLAYVKDEGVEIVDIRFCDLPGIMQHFTVPVSSFGPEVFEEGLAFDGSSVRGFQQIHESDMKLLPDPTSAFIDEFRSAKTLVVNFFVHDPLTGEAYSRDPRNIARKAQEYLKSTGIADTAFFAPEAEFYVFDDVRFETKANSAHYSIDSIAGAWNTGRVEDGGNRGYKVRYKGGYFPVAPTDHFGELRDDITLALERSGLIVERAHHEVGTAGQAEINFRFDELLKAADDVMKFKYIVKNTAWKAGKTATFMPKPIFGDNGSGMHCHQSLWSNGDPLFYDESGYGGLSDMARWYIGGLLKHAPSLLAFTNPTVNSYHRLVPGFEAPVNLVYSSRNRSACIRIPITGSNPKAKRIEFRCPDPSANPYLAFSAQLLAGLDGIRNKIEPADPVDKDLYELPPEEHAGIAQVPTSLPAVIDSLEADHEFLLEGDVFTSDLIETWIDLKRDNEIAPIQLRPHPHEFELYYDV, from the coding sequence ATGTTTTCCAGCGCGGAGGAGCTGCTCGCCTACGTCAAGGACGAGGGCGTCGAGATCGTCGACATCCGCTTCTGCGACCTTCCGGGCATCATGCAGCACTTCACCGTCCCGGTGTCGTCGTTCGGTCCCGAGGTCTTCGAGGAGGGCCTGGCCTTCGACGGTTCGTCGGTGCGCGGGTTCCAGCAGATCCACGAATCGGACATGAAGCTGCTGCCGGACCCGACCAGCGCGTTCATCGACGAGTTCCGCAGCGCCAAGACGCTTGTGGTCAACTTCTTCGTGCACGACCCGCTGACCGGCGAGGCGTACTCGCGGGACCCGCGCAACATCGCCCGGAAGGCCCAGGAGTACCTGAAGTCGACCGGCATCGCGGACACCGCGTTCTTCGCGCCGGAGGCCGAGTTCTACGTCTTCGACGACGTCCGGTTCGAGACCAAGGCGAACTCCGCGCACTACTCGATCGACTCGATCGCCGGTGCCTGGAACACGGGCCGGGTCGAGGACGGCGGCAACCGCGGCTACAAGGTCCGCTACAAGGGTGGCTACTTCCCGGTCGCACCGACCGACCACTTCGGCGAGCTGCGCGACGACATCACGCTGGCGCTGGAGCGGTCCGGCCTGATCGTCGAGCGCGCCCACCACGAGGTCGGTACGGCGGGTCAGGCGGAGATCAACTTCCGCTTCGACGAGCTGCTCAAGGCCGCCGACGACGTGATGAAGTTCAAGTACATCGTCAAGAACACCGCCTGGAAGGCCGGCAAGACCGCGACCTTCATGCCGAAGCCGATCTTCGGTGACAACGGCTCCGGCATGCACTGCCACCAGTCGCTGTGGAGTAACGGCGACCCGCTGTTCTACGACGAGTCCGGGTACGGCGGCCTGTCCGACATGGCCCGCTGGTACATCGGCGGCCTGCTCAAGCACGCCCCGTCGCTGCTGGCGTTCACCAACCCGACGGTGAACTCGTACCACCGCCTGGTGCCGGGCTTCGAGGCGCCGGTCAACCTGGTCTACTCGTCGCGGAACCGCTCGGCCTGCATCCGGATCCCGATCACCGGCTCGAACCCGAAGGCCAAGCGCATCGAGTTCCGCTGCCCGGACCCGTCGGCCAACCCGTACCTGGCCTTCTCGGCCCAGCTGCTGGCCGGCCTGGACGGCATCCGCAACAAGATCGAGCCGGCCGACCCGGTCGACAAGGACCTCTACGAGCTGCCGCCGGAGGAGCACGCGGGCATCGCGCAGGTCCCCACCTCGCTCCCGGCCGTGATCGACTCCCTCGAGGCCGACCACGAGTTCCTGCTCGAAGGCGACGTCTTCACCTCGGACCTGATCGAGACCTGGATCGACCTCAAGCGCGACAACGAGATCGCCCCCATCCAGCTCCGCCCCCACCCCCACGAGTTCGAGCTGTACTACGACGTGTAG
- a CDS encoding RDD family protein: MASSATPATGPSGEFRHPGNRLGLPKDGPGSVATWGRRVLALVIDWLIAGLIASALTGRPMWAGGNNYSLMHTTAFFAMSAILAGLVGSTIGHRLCGLRVAPVRDSTTYPGPPGLLAGIVRSLLICLVIPAVVYDRERRGLHDLAAKTVVVRR; encoded by the coding sequence ATGGCATCATCCGCGACGCCCGCAACCGGACCCTCCGGAGAATTCCGTCACCCGGGCAATCGGCTGGGGCTGCCCAAGGACGGTCCGGGCTCGGTCGCGACCTGGGGCCGCCGGGTGCTGGCGCTGGTGATCGACTGGCTGATCGCGGGACTGATCGCGTCCGCGCTGACCGGCCGGCCGATGTGGGCCGGCGGGAACAACTACAGCCTGATGCACACCACCGCGTTCTTCGCGATGTCCGCGATCCTGGCCGGCCTGGTCGGCAGCACGATCGGGCACCGGCTCTGCGGCCTGCGGGTAGCCCCGGTCCGGGACAGCACGACGTACCCGGGGCCGCCCGGGCTGCTGGCCGGGATCGTCCGCAGCCTGCTGATCTGCCTGGTCATCCCGGCAGTCGTGTACGACCGGGAGCGCCGCGGCCTGCACGACTTGGCCGCCAAGACCGTCGTCGTACGGCGCTAA